AAAAGGACCAGCCCACACGTCTGTGTGTGGGCAAAACAACTAGCGCCCACACGTCTTTTTTTCCCCTCCCGGTCCCTCTTACACGCGTGCGTGTGGGCGAACTAGATAATGCCCACACGCCCGGTACGTCAGGCCTCGTACatcgtggtcccgcacgccccacGTGACACTTTACCGCGCGCCCCGCAATTGCCATGGGTCGAACCCTCGTCCATGTTCGTTTAAGTGCAGTTGCCAtgtttgctcaactgcagttgccatctcaggTCAAAGTTCCAGATTGCCATTTTTTGGACAACTACGGCTGTTGCCATGTGTGGTCTGGTCTactgcagttgccatgatttcaaaactttaggagttgccacctactaacactagagagagttgccatgtgctcacaagcacgctagggcagttgccatctgcttacgtgcacgctagggcagtttgccatgtaccatgcaaaacatatggcaactgacatgttcgggtaaaaaaaaaaagagttgccatctgcttgcaatcacactagggcagttgccatgtacactGCAAAACGCATGGCCACTGGGAGCTTGGATGTGGGAGAGGAGGCGGGCGTGTGGGCGAGATGgcaaacgcccacacaccagcccttgTGCGTGACCGAAAACTGGTGTGTGGGCGAACTGCTAAACGCCTACACACCGGCCCCTCCGTGTGGTAAAACGGATGTGTGGGCGACCTCTCTCACACACCACACACGCGAGTTGTCCTACGTGGCATACAAAACCAGCTAATTcgtgccaagattcgtgcagaaGTTACTGGACGGTGATGGAGGCGTGTGGGTGAGTTGGCTAacacccacacgtgtgggcgttacaCTTTTCTAAAATAATCTCTCTCCCCCCATCAAAAGACTTTCATTTAATTTTACTGTGGAAATTTGGATGATAGATATTTTTTGAATCAAAACTTCAATTTTGATGTTtttcatatatttgaattcatAGCGAGAAGATCTTCAGAACAAGACCAATTCTCGATACATTTGAACTAGTTTTAATTTCACTGATTAAAAAAAACAGATTTCACTCAATTCAAAACATAAATTTCACTTATATCAAAAACATAAATTGTTGCATAAAACTCATTTCACTCATTTGAAAAAACTTATTTCAATTATTACGAGACAGATTTCACATGTTTTGATTTCAGTCACTTCAATTTACTAATTTCAATTATTTCAAAAAACATATTTcaattatttccaaaaacaattTCACTCCCTTCATAAAACATATTTCACTCATTGTAAAAAAGTTTTGAAATAATAAGTTTCACATGTTTGAAATAACTAGTTTCAAAAACTGATTTTTCTGAAATTTAAATAAGTTGAGTGAAATAACTTTCACATGTTGACAAATATAAGTCTCACATTTTGTAGATAACTAATTTCACATCTTTTCACACACCGGAAtaagcaaacttgacgaaaattCCTCTCATTTTAGAAAACGGATTTACTCATTTGAAAAAACATATTTCACTCAAATTTTAACCATATTTCACTCATTCGAAACAACCAATTTCACTCATTTCAAAAAACACATTTCACTAATTTCAATGAAAAGTTACGTTATAATTACACACACAAAATCCAATTTCACTATGTTCCAAAAAATGATTTCCCTGaaattcaaataagtttgaaataTGTTTCATAAGTTTTTAAAAATACCATTTCATATATTTGAAATATTCAATTTCACGCATTGAAACAATCAAATTCACATGTTTGAAAGAACACGTTTCACATATTTTCACTCATTTCGAATAACAGATTTCGCTGGAATATGTGTGAAAATAGACGTAAAATATTAATGTGTTTGAAATCTATCCAATATTGATCTTGTTCTAAAGATCTTagtgtcaggagttcaaatatataaaaaaataaaaaataaaattacTATTTAAAAGATATAAACGATTGGAAATGCCGAAGAGAAAATAAAAGCCATGAATTTACAGGACAAGAGATGAGACAGATGTGTCGTTTTCGTGCATTTGCAGCAGGGAGTGGATgtgtcatgcatgcatgcatggatggGACCTACGCATGATGCGACGTAATGGTGGATACGGGCGGGCAAAGTTGGAATGATGTGGGCCACCAAACCGCACGAATCTCAAACTATACCGACGGTGGATACTTCACCGGTACCTCCCGCCACCGGTAAAAAGAGGTTTGCGCTGTCCAAACGGACTCTGACATTTCTTCTACCTCGTCTCTTGTTTCTGAATCTCCATGGCACACCCTAAATCCAAGGTCTGCATGTCGAGAGGCCTTCTGCCTTGCCATGTCACCTCACTAATTAACAGATCATCCACGGTTCAGATGCATTAATTAACCGCAGATGATATCTACGAATTATTATTTCTTCGACACCTTGGATCTACGAATTTCGGTAGCACAAGCTGCTTCTGTGCATCCGTACATGGCGCCAATAATTAATTAACCGCAGGCGTACCTTCTCTGTTTCAGATCGAATTAGCTGGTGATACCAAGAATATATTCTCCCATCTGCGGATCCTCGCTGTCCATCATTCCTTTTTTTTTTGGCTAATCGCTGTCCATCATTCCTTGTAACCTGAATGCCGAGATTGTCAGCGGGCAGCTTGCAGAGCCCGCGCCATGCATGTTCCAAGCTTGCTGGACGCGACGGGCCACATTCCAAGCGTCTCCATATATACCTCCACATCAAGCAAGTCACTCAGATACTTAGATCCCCGTAATATACAAATGCGTACGTACAAGGCTACCACTGGCACTAGCTGATCACTAGTAGTTCTCTTCTTCATCACCAGGTGGATCTTGCAGCTAGCTGTTGCACTCGCAGTTTCTCTGCTTAGAGTTGACATCTTGATTAGGCATCGCGTGTAGTAGGAGATGGCAGGAAGACGGGTGAACGTGGCAATGGTGCTCTTGATAGCTCTGCATGGGCTGCTGCCATCGTCCACCAACGCCGCCCTGCAGGACGGCTTCTACAGCACCAGCACCAACTGCACCGTCGACGTCGAGGCCGTCGTGCGGGGCGTCGTCGAGCAGCACGTCTCCCGGTCCGGCGACGGTGGCTCCGGCGCGGGGCTCATCCGCCTCCACTTCCATGATTGCTTTGTCAAGGTACGTAACGTACGTGAGTTAAATTTTGTGTGTGCCAAATGTACAGAAACTGATCTAGCGTCGCTCTGCTGATGCATCATTGTATATAGGGCTGTGATGGCTCCGTCCTCATTGATCCGAGCCCCGTCAACCCGGACCCCGAGAAGGCctcgccggcgaacggcggcctCCGCGGGATCGACGTGGTCGAGGAGGCCAAGAGGCAGCTGGAGGCCACGTGCCCCGGCACCGTGTCGTGCGCCGACATCCTCGCCTTCGCCGCCCGCGACGCGGCCTACGTCCTCAGCTCCGGGGCGATCAGCTACGACGTCCCCTCAGGCCGCCGCGACGGGCTCACCTCCGACGCGTCCGACGCCAGCCAGAGCCTGCCGCCGCCGTTCGC
The Aegilops tauschii subsp. strangulata cultivar AL8/78 chromosome 3, Aet v6.0, whole genome shotgun sequence genome window above contains:
- the LOC109756816 gene encoding peroxidase 2-like, whose translation is MAGRRVNVAMVLLIALHGLLPSSTNAALQDGFYSTSTNCTVDVEAVVRGVVEQHVSRSGDGGSGAGLIRLHFHDCFVKGCDGSVLIDPSPVNPDPEKASPANGGLRGIDVVEEAKRQLEATCPGTVSCADILAFAARDAAYVLSSGAISYDVPSGRRDGLTSDASDASQSLPPPFAQLDDLVRAFASKGFGIDELTMDPSYGADMRSRCPEDAGAEERVEQDQATSGDLDGRYFENVLAGRVPFNSDRALIDDGETRRMVEENAGDQVEWAAKFAAAMRKMSELTGTAEGEIREFCHVTNRG